A window from Thiohalomonas denitrificans encodes these proteins:
- a CDS encoding phosphoglycerate dehydrogenase has product MYKILTLNNISVAGLEKLPRERYEVASEIQHPDAILLRSFKMHGMEIPKSLKAVGRAGAGVNNIPVEDMSKRGIPVFNAPGANSNAVKELVIAGMLIACRNIGPAWDFARGLEGTDAEISKQVEAGKKNFGGYELPGRTLGVIGLGAIGGRVANAAISLGMNVIGFDPGITVEGAWALDAGVRKAASIDEVLTHSDFVTFHVPLVDATRDLINADRLKRMRDGVVILNFARDGIVDDKAVVEAIASGKVYGYVCDFPSNLLKDTPKVVSLPHLGASTREAEENCAVMVAEQVRDYLETGNIVNSVNFPEVIMPRAENCYRLVVVNSNVPNMLGQISTKLADTGVNIHDMLNKSKGELAYTLVDVDQAIPESCVADIEAIDGVLAVRVID; this is encoded by the coding sequence ATGTACAAAATTTTGACGTTGAACAATATCTCAGTGGCAGGGTTGGAGAAACTGCCGCGGGAGCGGTACGAGGTTGCTTCGGAGATCCAGCATCCGGATGCCATCCTGCTGCGTTCCTTCAAGATGCACGGTATGGAGATCCCCAAGTCGCTGAAGGCGGTGGGGCGAGCCGGGGCCGGGGTGAACAACATTCCCGTCGAGGATATGAGCAAACGGGGCATACCCGTATTCAATGCGCCGGGCGCCAACTCCAATGCGGTCAAGGAGCTGGTGATCGCCGGCATGCTCATCGCTTGCCGCAATATCGGGCCGGCCTGGGATTTCGCTCGCGGGCTGGAGGGAACCGATGCCGAAATCAGCAAGCAGGTCGAGGCCGGCAAGAAAAACTTTGGCGGCTATGAGCTGCCGGGGCGCACCCTGGGGGTGATCGGTCTCGGGGCCATCGGCGGTCGCGTCGCAAACGCCGCGATTTCCCTGGGCATGAACGTCATCGGTTTCGATCCCGGCATCACCGTAGAGGGGGCCTGGGCCCTCGATGCGGGGGTGCGTAAGGCCGCCAGTATCGATGAAGTCCTCACCCATTCGGACTTCGTGACCTTTCATGTGCCGCTGGTGGATGCTACCCGTGACCTCATCAATGCCGACCGTCTGAAACGCATGCGGGACGGCGTGGTGATCCTGAACTTTGCCCGTGACGGCATCGTTGACGACAAGGCGGTGGTCGAGGCCATCGCTTCAGGCAAGGTCTATGGCTATGTCTGTGACTTCCCCAGCAATCTGCTGAAGGACACCCCCAAGGTCGTTAGCCTGCCGCATCTGGGCGCATCGACCCGGGAGGCGGAAGAAAACTGTGCGGTGATGGTGGCCGAGCAGGTACGGGACTACCTCGAGACGGGCAACATCGTCAATTCCGTGAATTTCCCCGAAGTCATCATGCCGCGCGCCGAGAACTGTTATCGGTTGGTGGTGGTGAACAGCAACGTGCCGAACATGCTGGGACAAATCTCCACCAAGCTCGCGGACACGGGCGTCAATATCCACGACATGCTCAACAAGTCGAAGGGTGAACTCGCCTACACGCTGGTGGATGTCGATCAGGCAATTCCCGAGTCCTGTGTGGCCGATATCGAGGCCATCGACGGCGTGCTTGCGGTGCGAGTAATCGACTGA
- the gyrA gene encoding DNA gyrase subunit A, which translates to MTEFAKEVLPINIEEEMKQSYLDYAMSVIVGRALPDVRDGLKPVHRRVLYAMRELGNEWNKPYKKSARVVGDVIGKYHPHGDSAVYDTIVRMAQPFSLRYMLVDGQGNFGSVDGDSPAAMRYTEVRMARIAHEMLADIDKETVDFIANYDESESEPEVLPARLPNLLINGSAGIAVGMATNIPPHNIREVVTGCLALIDDPDLDIAGLMRYIPGPDFPTGGIINGARGIHEAYHTGRGRIYVRAVTEIETQDNGRQRIVVHELPYQVNKARLLEKIADLVKEKKMEGISELRDESDKDGMRMVIELKRGEVPEVVLNNLYQQTQMQNVFGINMVALVEGQPRLLNLKAVLESFIRHRREVVTRRTVYELRKARERAHVLEGLAIALANIDPIIKLIREAASPAEAKAGLLSTVWESGMVNAMLEGAGADASRPEGLSREYGLVEGGYRLSEAQAQAILDLRLHRLTGLEQDKILSEYKELLNTIEGLIEILESYERLMEVIRGELEAVREQYGDERRTEILATHLDLTLEDLISEEDVVVTLSHEGYAKAQPLADYRAQRRGGRGRSATSMKDADFIDKLFVANTHDTILCFSSRGRVYWLKVYELPQAGRNARGKPIINLLPLEAEERINAVLPIREFEEGKYVFMATANGTVKKTPLVDFSRRRSTGIIAIDLVEKDRLVGVDITDGEREVMLFSTSGKAIRFNERDVRPLGRVSRGVRGIRLKENQQVVSLIVAEGEGCVLTATENGYGKRTRTEEYPTYGRGGQGVISIQTAGRNGPVVGAVLVEEEHQIMLITNGGTLVRMRVDEISVMGRNTQGVKLINLDEGEKLVGIEPVAETDEEDAEGAEGDESDGESAE; encoded by the coding sequence ATGACGGAATTCGCCAAAGAAGTCCTCCCGATCAATATCGAGGAGGAGATGAAGCAGTCGTACCTCGATTACGCCATGAGCGTGATCGTGGGCCGCGCCCTTCCTGATGTCCGTGACGGCCTCAAACCGGTCCACCGGCGCGTGCTCTACGCCATGCGGGAGCTGGGCAACGAGTGGAACAAACCTTACAAGAAGTCGGCCCGCGTTGTCGGTGATGTGATTGGTAAGTACCACCCCCACGGCGACTCGGCGGTGTACGACACCATCGTCCGTATGGCACAGCCGTTTTCCCTGCGCTACATGCTGGTGGACGGGCAGGGTAACTTCGGTTCCGTCGACGGTGATTCGCCGGCGGCCATGCGATACACCGAAGTGCGCATGGCGCGCATCGCCCATGAAATGCTGGCGGACATCGACAAGGAAACCGTCGACTTCATCGCCAACTATGATGAATCGGAAAGCGAGCCGGAGGTCCTGCCCGCCCGGCTGCCGAATCTGTTGATCAACGGTTCGGCCGGTATTGCCGTGGGCATGGCCACCAATATCCCGCCTCACAATATCAGGGAAGTAGTGACCGGCTGTCTGGCGCTCATCGACGACCCGGATCTCGATATCGCCGGGCTGATGCGTTATATCCCCGGACCCGACTTTCCCACCGGCGGCATTATCAATGGCGCCCGCGGCATCCATGAGGCGTATCACACCGGGCGCGGCCGCATCTATGTGCGTGCTGTCACCGAGATTGAGACGCAGGACAATGGTCGCCAGCGTATTGTCGTCCATGAGTTGCCGTACCAGGTCAACAAGGCGCGTCTTCTGGAGAAGATTGCCGACCTGGTGAAGGAAAAGAAGATGGAGGGGATCAGCGAACTGCGCGATGAGTCCGACAAGGACGGCATGCGCATGGTGATCGAACTCAAGCGCGGCGAAGTCCCCGAAGTGGTCCTGAATAATCTCTACCAGCAGACGCAGATGCAGAACGTGTTCGGCATCAACATGGTGGCGCTGGTGGAGGGGCAGCCGCGGCTGCTCAACCTCAAGGCAGTGCTGGAGTCCTTCATCCGTCATCGCCGCGAGGTGGTCACCCGCCGTACCGTTTATGAACTGCGCAAGGCGCGCGAACGGGCCCATGTCCTGGAAGGACTGGCTATCGCGCTGGCCAATATCGACCCCATCATCAAGCTGATCCGGGAAGCCGCCAGTCCTGCCGAGGCCAAGGCGGGGCTGCTCTCCACTGTGTGGGAGTCCGGTATGGTGAATGCGATGCTGGAGGGCGCCGGCGCAGACGCCTCCCGTCCCGAAGGGCTCAGCAGGGAGTATGGCCTGGTCGAGGGTGGCTATCGGCTATCCGAAGCTCAGGCCCAGGCGATCCTCGACTTGCGACTGCACCGCCTTACCGGTCTGGAGCAGGACAAGATCCTCAGCGAGTACAAGGAACTGCTCAACACCATCGAGGGGCTCATCGAGATTTTGGAGAGCTACGAACGGCTGATGGAGGTGATTCGGGGTGAGCTCGAGGCTGTGCGTGAACAGTATGGTGATGAGCGGCGCACCGAGATCCTTGCCACTCATCTGGATCTGACCTTGGAGGATTTGATCAGCGAGGAGGATGTGGTGGTTACCCTCTCGCACGAGGGCTATGCCAAGGCCCAGCCGCTGGCCGATTATCGGGCCCAGCGCCGTGGTGGCCGGGGGCGCTCGGCAACCTCCATGAAAGATGCGGATTTCATCGACAAGCTGTTCGTGGCGAACACCCACGATACCATCCTCTGCTTCTCCAGCCGTGGTCGCGTTTACTGGCTGAAGGTTTACGAGTTGCCGCAGGCTGGGCGCAATGCCCGTGGCAAACCCATTATCAATCTGCTGCCACTGGAAGCGGAAGAACGCATCAATGCGGTCCTGCCCATCCGCGAGTTCGAGGAGGGCAAGTACGTCTTCATGGCCACCGCCAACGGTACGGTCAAGAAGACGCCGTTGGTTGATTTCTCACGTCGGCGTTCCACCGGCATCATTGCCATCGATCTGGTCGAGAAGGATCGCCTGGTGGGCGTGGATATCACCGATGGTGAACGGGAGGTGATGCTCTTCTCCACCAGCGGCAAGGCGATACGCTTCAACGAACGTGATGTACGCCCGCTCGGTCGGGTTTCGCGCGGCGTGCGCGGCATCCGGCTGAAGGAGAATCAGCAGGTGGTGTCGCTGATCGTTGCCGAGGGTGAGGGGTGCGTGCTGACCGCTACCGAAAACGGGTACGGCAAGCGCACCCGCACTGAAGAGTATCCGACCTACGGTCGCGGTGGTCAGGGCGTGATCTCCATCCAGACTGCCGGACGCAACGGTCCGGTAGTCGGTGCCGTGCTGGTGGAGGAGGAGCATCAGATTATGCTGATCACCAACGGTGGCACCCTGGTACGCATGCGGGTCGACGAGATCTCCGTCATGGGCCGTAATACCCAGGGCGTGAAGCTGATCAACCTCGATGAAGGGGAGAAGCTGGTCGGTATCGAACCAGTGGCCGAAACCGACGAAGAGGATGCCGAGGGCGCTGAGGGCGACGAGTCCGACGGCGAGTCCGCAGAATAA
- the mtnA gene encoding S-methyl-5-thioribose-1-phosphate isomerase, which translates to MKYDTIRAVLWEDEHLKLLDQRRLPAEETYIEYDEPLAVAGAIRDMVVRGAPAIGVTAAYGVVLAARRRYAAQPEGWREAIRADFETLAASRPTAVNLFWALERMGRVMDTVSGEPVAPLLAEAQRIHEEDVAANRRMGELGAALIAAEGRGVLTHCNTGSLATGGYGTALGVIRSAFEQQRIAQVYADETRPWLQGARLTAWELVKDGIPVTLLADGAGAALMREGRVSWLIVGSDRIAANGDVANKIGTYHAAIAARYHGVKVMVVAPTSTVDMSLPGGDRIPIESRSADEVLGCGGRPVAAPGAKAWNPAFDVTPAELIDAIVTEKGVVEQPTRAKMADMMKKPVL; encoded by the coding sequence ATGAAATACGACACCATACGTGCCGTCCTCTGGGAGGACGAACACCTGAAGCTGCTGGATCAGCGCCGACTGCCCGCCGAGGAGACGTATATAGAATACGACGAGCCGCTCGCCGTTGCCGGGGCCATTCGCGATATGGTGGTTCGTGGCGCGCCGGCCATCGGGGTAACCGCTGCCTATGGCGTAGTGCTGGCCGCGCGGCGCCGCTATGCGGCACAGCCCGAGGGCTGGCGGGAGGCCATCCGTGCCGATTTCGAGACACTGGCGGCATCGCGTCCGACCGCGGTGAATCTGTTTTGGGCGCTGGAGCGCATGGGACGGGTCATGGACACGGTCTCCGGAGAACCGGTCGCTCCGCTGCTCGCCGAGGCGCAGCGCATTCATGAGGAAGACGTGGCGGCCAATCGTCGTATGGGCGAGTTGGGCGCCGCGCTGATTGCTGCCGAGGGCCGGGGGGTTCTGACTCACTGCAATACCGGTTCGCTCGCCACCGGGGGCTACGGCACCGCGCTGGGAGTGATTCGCAGCGCCTTCGAACAGCAGCGCATCGCGCAGGTGTATGCCGATGAAACCCGGCCCTGGCTGCAGGGAGCCCGGCTCACTGCCTGGGAGCTGGTCAAGGACGGTATACCCGTGACGCTGCTGGCCGATGGTGCCGGCGCGGCGCTGATGCGGGAAGGGCGGGTGAGCTGGCTGATTGTCGGTTCCGATCGGATTGCCGCCAACGGCGACGTCGCCAACAAGATCGGCACCTACCACGCCGCTATCGCCGCGCGGTACCACGGAGTGAAGGTGATGGTGGTGGCGCCGACCTCCACGGTGGACATGAGTCTTCCCGGCGGTGATCGGATCCCGATCGAGAGCCGCTCTGCGGATGAGGTTCTGGGCTGTGGCGGCCGACCGGTTGCCGCTCCGGGGGCGAAGGCCTGGAATCCCGCCTTTGACGTGACGCCGGCGGAGCTGATCGATGCCATTGTTACCGAAAAGGGCGTGGTGGAGCAGCCGACCAGGGCGAAGATGGCGGACATGATGAAAAAGCCGGTGCTTTGA
- the serC gene encoding 3-phosphoserine/phosphohydroxythreonine transaminase, which produces MARVFNFSAGPAMLPQVVIERAREEMLDWQGSGMSVMEMSHRGKEFMSIAAKAEADLRELMGIPSNYKVLFLQGGASSQFAMVPMNLLPGKGRADYINTGSWSKKAIAEAKRYGQVNLAAETSMTCPAQDALQLSADAAYVHYTPNETIQGVEFPYVPETGDIPLVADMSSTILSRPIDVSRFGVIYAGAQKNIGPAGLTVVIVREDLIGECLEGTPSMFQYKTHVDADSMYNTPPTYAWYLSGLVFDWLKNDIGGLDKMAEINERKAKKLYDAVDGSGFYANPVEPSCRSWMNVPFTLANADLDATFLEEAGKQRLTTLKGHRSVGGMRASIYNAMPEEGVDALVAFMADFEKRHG; this is translated from the coding sequence ATGGCACGGGTGTTTAACTTCAGTGCGGGGCCGGCGATGTTGCCGCAGGTGGTGATCGAGCGGGCCCGCGAGGAGATGCTGGACTGGCAGGGCAGTGGTATGTCGGTGATGGAGATGAGCCATCGCGGCAAGGAATTCATGTCGATCGCGGCAAAGGCGGAGGCCGATCTGCGTGAGCTGATGGGGATTCCCTCCAACTACAAGGTCCTGTTCCTGCAGGGCGGCGCCTCCAGTCAGTTCGCCATGGTTCCCATGAACCTGCTGCCGGGCAAGGGCAGGGCGGACTACATCAACACCGGCTCTTGGTCGAAGAAGGCGATTGCCGAAGCCAAGCGCTATGGCCAAGTGAATCTCGCGGCTGAAACCTCCATGACCTGTCCTGCACAGGATGCATTGCAACTGAGCGCGGATGCCGCCTACGTCCACTACACCCCGAATGAAACCATCCAGGGCGTCGAGTTCCCCTACGTCCCGGAGACCGGCGATATTCCGCTGGTGGCGGACATGTCCTCTACTATCCTGTCCCGGCCGATTGATGTCTCGCGATTCGGTGTCATCTATGCCGGCGCCCAGAAGAACATCGGCCCGGCAGGGCTGACGGTGGTCATCGTCCGCGAAGACCTGATCGGCGAGTGTCTCGAAGGCACCCCGAGCATGTTCCAGTACAAGACCCATGTCGATGCCGATTCCATGTACAACACGCCGCCCACCTACGCCTGGTATCTGTCGGGGCTGGTGTTCGACTGGCTGAAAAACGATATCGGCGGCCTGGACAAAATGGCCGAGATCAACGAGCGCAAGGCGAAGAAACTGTATGACGCCGTGGATGGCTCCGGCTTCTATGCTAATCCGGTCGAGCCCTCCTGCCGCTCCTGGATGAACGTACCCTTCACCCTTGCCAATGCTGATCTGGATGCCACGTTCCTGGAAGAAGCCGGGAAGCAGCGTCTGACCACTCTCAAAGGGCATCGCTCGGTCGGCGGCATGCGTGCCTCCATCTACAACGCCATGCCCGAAGAGGGTGTAGACGCGCTGGTGGCTTTCATGGCCGACTTCGAAAAGCGCCATGGGTAA
- the ubiG gene encoding bifunctional 2-polyprenyl-6-hydroxyphenol methylase/3-demethylubiquinol 3-O-methyltransferase UbiG — protein sequence MNEQVHNVDPSELRKFEELASRWWDPESEFKPLHEINPLRLDYVDERVGLSGKRVLDVGCGGGILSESMAARGAEVTGIDMGEAPLSVARLHQLESGVKVEYRQITVEALAEEMPGAFDAVTCMEMLEHVPDPASAIAACARLVKPDGRVFFSTLNRNPKSYLFAIVGAEYLLRLLPKGTHDYAKFIRPSEMESWARQGGLRVRELTGLSYNPLTRQYSLGRNVDVNYLAHCVREE from the coding sequence ATGAACGAACAGGTACACAACGTCGATCCGAGCGAGCTGCGCAAGTTCGAGGAGCTGGCTTCGCGCTGGTGGGACCCGGAAAGCGAGTTCAAGCCGCTGCACGAAATCAATCCGTTGCGCCTGGATTATGTCGACGAGCGGGTCGGGCTTTCGGGGAAGAGGGTTTTGGACGTGGGCTGTGGCGGCGGCATTCTCTCCGAGAGCATGGCCGCACGCGGCGCCGAGGTCACCGGCATCGATATGGGCGAGGCACCGCTGTCGGTGGCACGTCTGCACCAACTCGAATCGGGTGTGAAGGTCGAATACCGACAGATCACGGTAGAGGCCCTGGCGGAGGAGATGCCGGGAGCGTTCGATGCGGTGACCTGCATGGAGATGCTGGAGCATGTCCCCGACCCGGCGTCGGCCATCGCTGCCTGTGCACGGCTGGTCAAACCGGACGGCAGGGTGTTTTTCTCCACCCTGAACCGAAATCCCAAATCGTACCTGTTCGCCATCGTCGGCGCCGAATACCTGCTACGGCTGCTGCCCAAAGGCACCCACGATTACGCCAAGTTTATTCGTCCCTCGGAGATGGAGAGCTGGGCCCGCCAAGGCGGTCTGCGGGTCAGGGAGCTGACGGGCCTGAGTTACAACCCGCTGACCCGCCAGTACAGCCTCGGCAGAAATGTCGATGTGAATTACCTGGCCCACTGCGTACGGGAAGAATGA
- the hisC gene encoding histidinol-phosphate transaminase: protein MTDFTERAAPGVRGLQPYQPGKPIEELERELGITNAVKLASNENPLGPSPLAVEAGRKAMTDVGLYPDGNGFRLKQKLAERIGVAMERITLGNGSSDILEFVVRAFVQPGDTVLFSEHAFAIYPILAMTVSAKPVSVPAREWGHDLAAMAAAITPETKVVFVANPNNPTGTWLRGDELEAFIAKMPAETVVVVDEAYFEYGRRLESDYPDAVAWVEKYPNLVVSRTFSKCHGLAGLRVGYGISHPGVADLLNRVRPPFNVNSVALAAAEAALDDDAHLSRTLEVNAEGMKQLAAGFDTLGLSYIGSVGNFISVNVGREAGPVYEALLREGVIVRPIAGYGMPDHLRITIGAAEQNERVLTALNTVLGR, encoded by the coding sequence ATGACTGATTTTACCGAACGCGCGGCGCCCGGTGTGCGCGGGCTGCAGCCTTATCAACCCGGCAAGCCGATTGAGGAGCTGGAGCGGGAGCTGGGCATCACCAACGCGGTGAAGCTGGCTTCCAACGAGAATCCGCTCGGGCCGAGCCCGCTCGCCGTCGAGGCGGGTCGCAAGGCGATGACGGATGTCGGGCTCTATCCGGACGGCAACGGTTTTCGCCTGAAGCAAAAGCTCGCGGAACGGATCGGGGTGGCGATGGAGCGCATTACCCTCGGCAATGGCTCCAGCGATATTCTGGAATTCGTGGTACGCGCCTTTGTGCAGCCGGGAGATACGGTGCTGTTTTCGGAGCACGCCTTTGCCATCTACCCGATCCTGGCGATGACCGTCTCGGCCAAGCCGGTTTCCGTGCCGGCCAGGGAATGGGGACACGACCTGGCGGCCATGGCGGCGGCGATCACTCCGGAAACCAAAGTGGTGTTCGTGGCTAATCCCAACAACCCGACCGGCACCTGGCTTCGTGGTGATGAATTGGAAGCCTTCATCGCCAAAATGCCCGCAGAGACGGTGGTGGTGGTGGATGAGGCCTACTTCGAGTACGGTCGCCGTCTGGAATCGGACTACCCCGATGCCGTGGCCTGGGTGGAAAAGTATCCCAATCTGGTCGTCAGCCGAACCTTCTCGAAGTGTCACGGCCTTGCCGGACTGCGCGTCGGTTACGGGATATCGCATCCGGGCGTGGCGGATCTGCTGAACCGGGTGCGCCCCCCATTCAACGTCAATAGCGTCGCCCTCGCGGCTGCCGAGGCGGCGTTGGATGATGACGCCCATCTTTCCAGGACTCTGGAGGTGAACGCCGAGGGTATGAAACAGCTGGCCGCTGGTTTCGATACGCTCGGCCTCTCCTATATCGGGTCGGTCGGCAACTTCATCTCGGTGAATGTGGGCCGCGAGGCCGGTCCGGTCTACGAGGCCCTGCTGCGCGAGGGTGTTATTGTCCGACCCATTGCCGGATATGGCATGCCGGACCACCTTCGCATCACCATCGGTGCCGCCGAACAGAATGAGAGAGTCCTGACTGCCCTGAACACGGTTCTGGGGCGCTGA
- a CDS encoding TRZ/ATZ family hydrolase, with protein sequence MNVETLIHAGWVIPVEPEGVLERHSIAVDAGRIVAIRPTDSARAEYRAENEIDLPGHVLIPGLINAHTHAAMSLMRGLADDLPLMEWLKSHIWPAEARWVSPEFVRDGSQLAMAEMLRSGTTCFNDMYFFPDEVARQAKQAGIRAVVGLIIIDFPTAWAENADEYLHKALEVHDGLRNDTLVTTAFAPHAPYTVSDGPLERVATYAEELDIPVHIHLHETADEINDSVQQFGVRPIERLERIGLVSPRLLAVHMTQLEQDEIERIAAGGAHVAHCPESNLKLASGFCPTAKLLGAGINTALGTDGPASNNDLDLFSEMRTAALLAKGVAGDASALPAAAALRMATLNGARALGLDGVTGSLEPGKAADMVAVRLDDIETSPVYHPLSQLVYAAGRDQVTDVWVAGRHVLRDGELTTIDVEALRARTAEWRKKLGEFD encoded by the coding sequence ATGAACGTGGAAACCCTGATTCACGCCGGCTGGGTGATTCCGGTCGAACCGGAGGGCGTGCTCGAGCGCCACAGCATCGCAGTGGATGCCGGGCGTATCGTGGCGATTCGTCCCACCGATTCGGCCAGGGCCGAATACCGGGCCGAAAACGAAATCGACCTGCCCGGCCATGTCCTGATTCCGGGTCTGATCAACGCCCATACCCATGCGGCCATGTCGCTGATGCGCGGTCTGGCCGACGACCTGCCGCTGATGGAGTGGCTGAAGAGCCACATCTGGCCGGCCGAGGCACGCTGGGTGAGTCCGGAGTTCGTCCGCGACGGCTCGCAGCTGGCGATGGCGGAGATGCTGCGCAGCGGTACCACCTGCTTCAATGACATGTACTTCTTCCCGGACGAGGTGGCACGACAGGCCAAGCAAGCCGGGATTCGAGCCGTGGTGGGACTTATCATCATCGACTTTCCGACTGCCTGGGCGGAGAATGCCGATGAGTACCTGCACAAGGCCCTGGAGGTCCACGACGGGCTGCGCAACGACACCCTGGTGACCACCGCATTTGCCCCCCACGCGCCCTACACCGTATCGGACGGCCCCCTGGAAAGGGTTGCCACCTACGCGGAGGAGCTGGACATCCCGGTCCATATCCACCTCCATGAGACCGCGGATGAGATCAACGATTCGGTCCAGCAGTTCGGAGTGCGTCCGATTGAGAGACTGGAACGAATCGGGCTGGTGTCACCCCGCCTGCTGGCGGTTCACATGACGCAGTTGGAACAGGACGAGATCGAGCGGATTGCCGCAGGAGGTGCCCATGTGGCGCACTGCCCGGAATCCAACCTCAAGCTGGCAAGCGGATTCTGCCCAACAGCAAAACTGCTCGGAGCGGGCATCAATACCGCCCTGGGCACCGACGGCCCCGCCAGCAACAATGACCTGGACCTGTTCAGCGAGATGCGCACCGCCGCCCTGCTGGCCAAAGGCGTGGCGGGGGATGCCAGCGCCCTCCCCGCCGCCGCGGCGCTGCGGATGGCAACCCTGAACGGGGCTCGTGCTCTGGGCCTGGACGGCGTCACGGGTTCCCTGGAACCCGGCAAGGCCGCCGATATGGTTGCCGTGCGGCTCGACGACATCGAAACCAGTCCGGTCTATCATCCCCTTTCACAGCTGGTTTACGCCGCCGGCCGCGATCAGGTAACCGATGTCTGGGTAGCGGGCCGTCACGTGCTCCGGGACGGTGAACTGACCACCATCGACGTCGAGGCGCTTCGCGCCCGCACGGCGGAGTGGCGAAAGAAGTTGGGCGAATTTGATTGA
- the pheA gene encoding prephenate dehydratase: MSEERLQAIRERIDALDGQIQDLIAERAALAQEVARVKLDAGEEALFYRAEREAQILRRVKERNNGPLSDETMARLFREVMSACLALEQPMTIAFLGPEGTFSQEAVLKHFGHAIKGAPQAAIDEVFREVEAGSADYGVVPVENSTEGAVNITLDLLLRTSLKICGEVELRIHDHLMSRERSLEGIRTIYSHAQSFAQCREWLDSHLPNVRRVAVSSNSEAARMAAAENGAAAVAGATAAELFGLNRLAENIEDIPDNTTRFLILGREDTPPSGEDKTSLLVSSRNESGALFQLLKPLADNGVSMTRIESRPSRQGMWEYVFFVDLEGHREMPAVASALVELERNASLFKVLGSFPKAAL, encoded by the coding sequence ATGAGTGAAGAGCGACTTCAGGCGATCCGCGAGCGCATCGATGCGCTGGACGGGCAGATCCAGGATCTGATTGCAGAGCGGGCGGCGCTCGCCCAGGAAGTGGCGCGCGTGAAGCTGGATGCGGGCGAGGAGGCTTTGTTCTATCGCGCCGAACGTGAGGCGCAGATCCTGCGGCGGGTAAAGGAGCGCAACAACGGACCCTTGTCCGACGAAACCATGGCCCGGCTGTTCCGGGAGGTCATGTCGGCCTGTCTGGCTCTGGAGCAGCCGATGACCATCGCCTTTCTGGGGCCCGAGGGAACGTTCTCCCAGGAAGCGGTGCTGAAGCATTTCGGCCATGCCATCAAGGGTGCTCCGCAGGCCGCTATCGACGAGGTCTTTCGCGAGGTGGAGGCCGGCAGTGCCGATTATGGCGTGGTGCCCGTTGAGAATTCGACGGAAGGTGCGGTGAATATCACGCTGGATCTGCTGCTGCGCACGTCCTTGAAAATCTGCGGCGAAGTCGAGTTGCGGATCCATGATCATCTGATGTCGCGGGAGCGTTCGCTCGAGGGGATCCGAACCATCTACTCTCATGCGCAGTCGTTTGCCCAGTGCCGGGAGTGGCTGGACAGCCATCTGCCCAATGTCAGGCGGGTCGCCGTCAGCAGTAACTCCGAAGCTGCCCGCATGGCCGCAGCGGAGAATGGAGCGGCTGCCGTGGCCGGTGCTACTGCCGCTGAATTGTTCGGGTTGAATCGACTGGCTGAGAACATCGAGGATATCCCCGACAATACGACCCGGTTTCTAATACTCGGCCGGGAGGACACGCCACCAAGCGGCGAGGACAAGACCTCGCTGCTGGTGTCCAGCCGGAATGAGTCAGGAGCGCTGTTTCAGTTACTGAAGCCGCTGGCCGATAACGGCGTATCGATGACCCGTATCGAGTCCCGGCCATCCCGGCAAGGCATGTGGGAGTACGTCTTCTTCGTGGACCTTGAAGGCCATCGGGAGATGCCGGCGGTGGCCAGCGCACTCGTCGAACTGGAGCGAAACGCCTCCCTGTTCAAGGTGCTCGGTTCGTTTCCCAAGGCGGCGTTGTAA